TGAGAGTGTCTCTATTCACAATCTGTCCAACAATGTTCCTAACCACATTCAGTTTCACAGTCCCTGGCCCActaaaaataaccaaaatctacaaaatccaacaaaaaccaTCACAATAAATccaacacaacacaacacaacatctaaacaacaataataaatacTACATTAAATTAACCAAGAGAGagaaaatcaagagagagaatgtataCCCTTTTAGAGGGATCAGTGCTATGACTAGCCGTAAACCGGAGTCGATCAACATCAGGAGATTGACCATGAACTTGACGAAATTCTTCAAGGGAGAGCTGGATTTCGGGAGTGGGAATAGAGTAGCCTCTGTCTTTGAGCATCTCGAGTGTTGTTCTGCGAGAGAGGTAGTAACGATGACTCTCTATGCTTCCATTGTCGGTCTTGGTGATTAAACACTTGGGTTGTTCTTGTTCTTGAGGTTGGAGTTGTGGTGTGTCTCCGTTGTCAGTCTCCATAGGGGTTGTGGTTTGAAGAGAGAGGTTGTGTACTCCGTTTTGTTCTGCCATTAGAATTTAGAACTCTCTTTTTGGTTCTCTCTCTACTTGGCTTCTCTCAACTTTCAACTCTCTTGTACTTATGTCGGGTTTCTTTATGAtttcttttattgttttattaaatGTTCACGTCGTAAATTGTGAATTCAAagaatttttacaaaattatagaCACAATTACCGTCCTCTTGCAATTATAAACATAATTATTCATTccttttaaatgttttattattatttactatttttttcattttatttttaattaaaattttattttaagaaaataaaaaatactttttagttattttaatatcaattaaattaattataatattaattaaataagtgAAATGCActgaataataatataaaataaaataattagtactCCCTAGTCCCTATACTCGTGTATATAGGAAAAAGTTATTCTCTCTGTCTCATAATAAATATCTTATTTAAGTCATGCGCGGttcttaaaaaataattagatgaattaattttaataataaaattaatattatttactaaaatactCTAGTTTGTAGAGTTGTTAAAAAAAGTGAAAGTTAAAAAGAAAAgtataatagtaaaaaaaataataaatgttgtattgatattctaaaaaaatatttattttggcatgaaaaaattgtaaattaaatACTTTTTATGAGATAAAGAGAGTAGTTTTTTAGATTT
The Vicia villosa cultivar HV-30 ecotype Madison, WI linkage group LG6, Vvil1.0, whole genome shotgun sequence genome window above contains:
- the LOC131612389 gene encoding DNA-directed RNA polymerase V subunit 5A-like produces the protein MAEQNGVHNLSLQTTTPMETDNGDTPQLQPQEQEQPKCLITKTDNGSIESHRYYLSRRTTLEMLKDRGYSIPTPEIQLSLEEFRQVHGQSPDVDRLRFTASHSTDPSKRILVIFSGPGTVKLNVVRNIVGQIVNRDTLSGLILIVQNQITSQALKAVNVLSFKVEIFQITDLLVNITKHVLKPKHQILTDKQKRNLLKKYDIQEKQLPRMLQTDAIARYYGLQRGQVVKVTYTGEITQMHVTYRCVW